A single window of Methanomassiliicoccales archaeon DNA harbors:
- a CDS encoding NADH-quinone oxidoreductase subunit C: MAEITACSGNLTGLEIADALSKKFAEGVTINSASPRRVYSQVNKEVFLEVCKFMKDELLFDHASLVSGVDRIDRIQAIYHITSYINNCCLMEIVVDLDHEAPEIDSVTPLWEGANYHERETYDMMGIVFKGHPDMRRIFLPDDTKFYPQRKDFKLKEVP; this comes from the coding sequence TTGGCGGAGATAACAGCATGCAGTGGAAATTTGACAGGATTAGAGATTGCTGATGCACTGTCCAAGAAGTTCGCGGAGGGTGTCACCATTAATTCCGCTTCTCCCAGGAGAGTATACTCCCAGGTGAACAAGGAGGTCTTCCTGGAGGTGTGCAAGTTCATGAAGGACGAGCTCCTCTTCGATCATGCCTCCCTGGTTTCAGGAGTGGACAGAATTGACAGAATTCAGGCAATTTATCATATTACATCTTACATCAATAATTGCTGCCTCATGGAAATCGTGGTGGACCTAGATCATGAGGCCCCCGAAATTGATTCTGTAACCCCGCTTTGGGAGGGTGCGAATTACCACGAGAGGGAGACCTACGACATGATGGGTATAGTCTTCAAGGGACACCCAGATATGAGGAGGATCTTCCTCCCCGATGATACCAAATTCTATCCCCAAAGAAAGGACTTCAAGCTGAAGGAGGTGCCCTGA
- a CDS encoding NADH-quinone oxidoreductase subunit D, with translation MAEMWVNMGPQHPFNHGLWNLRVLMDGETIKYAEPILGYLHRGWEKSMENRTYPQIIPLSDRLCYGSSMSWSHLYCMTMEELFDIEVPERGEYIRVIVLELQRIVSHLLWLMAFGVDLGNLTVMLYVIREREMFLDLLQSITGARMTYNYPRIGGVRNDLPPDFERDCIRAMDYFQGKIDDYEKLCDGSKIFRMRTEGLGVVKPADAINLGLTGPNLRASSVDVDIRRDDPYSVYEEFDFDVCTHDACDTYARYRVRMDEMRVSCDIVKQALEKIPDGPVRVKVPKNAPNKTAVARVEDPRGEGMMYVVGDGTDKPYRLSVRSPVFVYVSAANHMLKGHKIADVPSVMGSIDMCLGETDR, from the coding sequence ATGGCAGAGATGTGGGTGAACATGGGTCCACAGCATCCATTCAACCATGGTTTGTGGAACCTCAGGGTCCTGATGGACGGAGAGACGATCAAGTATGCTGAACCCATCCTGGGCTACCTTCACAGGGGATGGGAGAAGAGTATGGAAAATAGGACTTATCCCCAGATCATACCTCTCTCTGACCGTCTCTGCTATGGTTCGTCCATGTCCTGGAGTCACCTCTACTGCATGACCATGGAGGAGCTTTTTGACATCGAGGTTCCTGAAAGAGGGGAGTATATCAGGGTGATAGTCCTCGAGCTCCAGAGGATAGTCTCACATCTTCTTTGGCTCATGGCCTTCGGCGTGGACCTGGGTAATCTTACCGTGATGCTCTACGTGATAAGAGAGAGGGAGATGTTCCTAGATCTCCTTCAGAGCATCACCGGAGCCAGGATGACATACAACTATCCTAGGATAGGTGGCGTGAGGAACGATCTTCCCCCCGATTTCGAGAGGGACTGCATCAGGGCTATGGATTACTTTCAGGGAAAGATTGACGATTACGAGAAGCTCTGTGACGGGAGCAAGATATTCAGGATGAGAACCGAGGGACTCGGTGTGGTGAAACCAGCCGATGCGATTAACCTCGGGCTGACTGGACCCAATCTGAGGGCAAGCAGCGTTGATGTGGACATCAGGAGGGACGATCCCTATTCTGTCTACGAAGAGTTCGACTTCGATGTCTGTACCCATGATGCCTGCGACACCTATGCCCGTTACCGTGTGAGAATGGACGAGATGAGAGTCTCCTGTGATATCGTAAAACAGGCGTTAGAGAAGATCCCCGATGGGCCCGTTAGAGTGAAGGTCCCCAAGAACGCACCCAATAAGACAGCGGTGGCGAGGGTCGAGGACCCGCGGGGTGAGGGGATGATGTATGTGGTGGGCGATGGCACTGACAAACCATACAGGTTGAGCGTGCGCAGCCCGGTCTTCGTGTACGTATCCGCCGCGAACCACATGCTGAAGGGACACAAGATAGCGGATGTCCCATCGGTCATGGGCTCCATCGACATGTGCCTAGGCGAAACAGACAGGTGA
- the nuoH gene encoding NADH-quinone oxidoreductase subunit NuoH, whose protein sequence is MELYTFIEGIVVWLVSIVQYILNVIGLHGLADWLGGAEIVNILTYLGQALIVFLVGFVICLTMIWQERKTLGRLMDRRGTRIGPLGYAQQLADGFKTFLKEIIVPDKAWVSGYNWALIILIASSVILVGIIPLSDGWFLSSTPAGLLLLFAVFSLAPFAILIGGWASNNKYTLIGGMRSAAQLISYEVPLLLSTVGVILLAGSLSFGDIVAAQDTIWFVIPQIIGFIIFMIAMNAEVERIPFDLPEAEAELVEGWGTEYGGLRFGLIMFAEYLRGYAGAAIAAILFLGGWNGPYLPPELWLLIKVFIIFFVFIWIRGSFPRVRTDQILNIGWKWLMPLAMINLAIAVAFKMLGWF, encoded by the coding sequence ATGGAACTATACACTTTTATAGAAGGCATCGTGGTCTGGCTGGTTAGCATCGTTCAATACATACTCAATGTGATCGGTCTCCACGGCCTGGCTGACTGGCTCGGCGGTGCGGAGATCGTCAATATATTGACATACCTTGGCCAGGCTTTGATCGTCTTCCTCGTTGGCTTCGTCATCTGTCTGACAATGATATGGCAAGAAAGGAAGACCCTGGGCAGGCTCATGGATCGGAGGGGGACCAGAATCGGTCCCCTTGGCTATGCTCAGCAACTTGCAGATGGATTCAAGACCTTCCTAAAGGAGATCATCGTCCCTGACAAGGCTTGGGTATCTGGTTACAACTGGGCCCTCATTATTCTGATCGCCTCTTCGGTTATCTTAGTGGGAATCATACCGCTCAGCGATGGTTGGTTCCTCTCCAGCACCCCTGCGGGACTGCTGCTTCTGTTTGCGGTATTCAGCCTTGCACCATTCGCCATCCTTATCGGCGGATGGGCGTCGAACAACAAGTACACCCTCATTGGGGGAATGAGATCCGCCGCTCAACTGATATCATACGAGGTCCCACTCCTGCTGTCCACAGTGGGCGTGATACTTCTCGCCGGGTCTCTCAGCTTCGGCGACATCGTTGCGGCGCAGGATACCATATGGTTCGTCATCCCCCAGATCATCGGTTTCATTATCTTCATGATCGCCATGAACGCGGAGGTCGAGAGGATACCTTTCGATCTTCCTGAGGCGGAGGCGGAACTGGTCGAGGGGTGGGGTACGGAGTACGGCGGCCTTAGATTTGGACTAATCATGTTCGCCGAGTATCTCAGGGGATATGCCGGTGCTGCTATCGCTGCCATCCTTTTCCTTGGCGGCTGGAATGGCCCCTACCTGCCCCCGGAGCTCTGGTTGCTCATTAAGGTATTCATCATATTCTTTGTCTTCATCTGGATTAGGGGCTCCTTCCCAAGAGTCAGGACCGATCAGATCCTGAACATTGGATGGAAGTGGCTGATGCCCCTAGCGATGATCAACCTGGCCATCGCTGTGGCCTTCAAGATGCTGGGGTGGTTCTAA
- a CDS encoding 4Fe-4S dicluster domain-containing protein: MTEAKRYKRREPPKPTGYITKPLGVTLRQTIKSTINRPNTVLYPWEKLQLPDCFRGRPGLVIQECIGCGMCMRICPNKCIELVEVDVPERGKCKRPQVDLGRCMMCGYCAEYCPTDAMIVTPEYELAATSRRELILDPFELIHEHKPGYEVHRVEVLQSEASKGKDAVEYRFMDEKDAPILDNDACIGCGRCMKACPSDCIEMVEVGKNEKGKPIKRPKFDFTNCVSCENCVLTCPKDALKMKEVV, from the coding sequence ATGACAGAGGCAAAGCGATACAAGAGAAGAGAACCGCCGAAGCCTACGGGATATATAACCAAACCTCTGGGCGTCACTCTGAGACAAACCATCAAATCCACCATAAACAGGCCCAATACAGTCCTGTATCCATGGGAGAAGCTCCAGCTTCCTGACTGCTTCAGAGGGAGACCGGGTCTGGTTATCCAGGAGTGTATTGGCTGCGGTATGTGCATGCGTATCTGTCCCAACAAGTGCATCGAGCTTGTTGAGGTCGATGTCCCTGAGAGGGGCAAGTGTAAACGCCCCCAGGTGGACCTAGGAAGATGCATGATGTGTGGCTACTGTGCAGAGTACTGCCCCACCGATGCAATGATCGTCACTCCAGAATACGAGCTAGCTGCTACCAGCCGGAGAGAACTGATACTGGATCCCTTCGAGCTGATCCACGAGCACAAACCCGGCTACGAGGTTCACCGCGTCGAGGTCCTTCAGTCGGAGGCATCCAAGGGAAAGGACGCCGTGGAGTACCGCTTCATGGACGAGAAAGATGCACCAATACTGGACAATGACGCATGCATAGGTTGCGGTCGTTGCATGAAAGCTTGCCCCTCCGATTGCATCGAGATGGTCGAGGTGGGCAAGAACGAGAAAGGAAAGCCCATTAAACGGCCGAAATTCGATTTCACCAATTGCGTGAGCTGCGAGAACTGCGTGCTCACGTGTCCCAAGGACGCACTCAAGATGAAGGAGGTTGTCTGA